A stretch of DNA from Pseudonocardia hierapolitana:
CGCTCGGCCTCGGCGAGGCGGGTGGCGGTGCCGCGCAACGACCGCAGCGCCGCACCGAGCCCGGCGACCAGCACCGGCGCCGCGGCGATGCCGACGATCGCACCGGGCGTCCCGGCGGCGAGCGCCCACCCGGCGCCGCCGAGCAGCGCGGCGGCGACCGCGAGCGCGGCGACAGCGGGCGGAACGGTGACGGCGAGCAGGAACAGCGTGCCCAGGTGCAGCACCAGCGTGGACGTCGGCCCGGGCACCGCCGCCGTCGAGACGAGGAGCGGCGACACCGCGGTCGTCACGAACGACACGCGCCAGCCCGTGAGCGGCAGGCGCAACGCCAGCCCGACCGCTCCGGCGTGGGCGAGCGCGAGCAGCGTGACGACGAGCTGGTCGTCGCCCCCGCCCCCGGCGAGCTGCACGAGGTCGATCAGGGAGAGGACGGCGAGACCGAACCAGATCCCGATCCGCGTGGCCCGGTTGGGCACGACGACCGCCGCCCGATCGGGACCGGCCAGCAGCTGCCACACGGCGCTCCGGAGGGCCGCGAGCACGGGGGCGGAGGACATCGCCGCCGATGCTACGGATCAGCGGCAGCCCGGACGTCCCCCTGCGGAGCCACGTCCACGGGCCCGCGGACGGCTCCCCGGCGGGACGCCGTCACGCGCCGCCGTTCCTAGCGTCGAGCGGCGTGCCGACCCGCCCTGGCCCGTTGCAGCATGGCCACCTCCGTGCAACGAGATGGCGTGAAGGTGGCCATGCTGCAACGCGGGGATCGCGCGTGCCCGCGTTGCTCGCCGTGTTCGCGGTGGCCGCGCTCGGGCTCGCCGCCGTCACCGACCAGCCCGCGCACCGGATCTGGGGGCTCGTCGCCGGGGGCGGCTACCTGCTCCTCTCGGCGACCCCGCTCGCGCGGCGACCGGCCGCCCCCTGGGCGGCGGGCCTCGCCGGCGGGGTCGTCCCGCTGGTGGCCCTCGTGCTCGCCCGCGGCGGCAAGGCCGGGCCCGGCCCGTTCGCCCAACCCGAGGTCTGGGTCATCGAGGACGCCGCACGGCGCTGGCTCGCCACGGGGAGCCCCTATCCGTCGGGGGCCGCGGCCGGTCCGGACGGCTACTTCCCCTACCTGCCCGGCATGGCGCTCTTCGGGATGCCCCGGGCGCTGGCAGGCGACGTGTGGTTGACCGACGCCCGGCTCGCGTTCGCCGCCGCGGCGGTGGCCGGCTGCGCGGTGGGGGTGGGCACGCTGGCCGGCGGTGCCGGGCGGTCCCTCCCGGCCTGGCTGCTCGCCGGCAACCCCCTCGTCGGCCTGACCATGGCCACCGGGGGACACGACCTCGCGCTCGCCGGCCTCCTCGTCGCGGCGGTCGGCCTCACGGCGGTCCGCGATCCGCGGGCGACGGCGGCGGCCGCCGTGCTCGCCGGCGTCGCGGCCGGGATCAAGCCTACGGCGTGGCCGGTCGTCCTCGTACTGGTCGTGCTGGTGGCGCGGACCGGCGGACCGGCCCTGCGGTTCGCCGCCGCCGCTGCCGGGCCCGCGCTGCTGCTCTGCCTGTCCGACCTGCTGCGCGCACCCCGGCTGGTGCTCGAGCACCTCGTGCTGTTCCCCGCGGGGCTCGCGGCGGTGCCGACCCCGGCCGCGAGCCCGCTGCCCGGCGCGTGGATCGCGGCGCTGCCCGGCGGCCGGGCGATCGCGCTCGGGATCGTCCTGGCAGCGGCCGCGTTCGCCGCGGTGCTGCTGATCCGCAGGCCACCCGCCGATGCCGCCGCGGCCGCCCGGTTCGCCGCCGCGAGCCTCGCCGCGGGCATGTTGCTCGCCCCGTCCGGCCGGGTCGGGTGGTTCGTCGTGCCGCTGCTGCTGGCCGCCGCCGGCTCAGTGCGCACGCGGAGCACCGGACATAGTCTGGGAAGCATGGATCCCGCCACCGAGCCCGCCGCGAAGGTCGTCAAGTCCGATGCCGAGTGGCGCGCCCAGCTCACCCCCGCCGAGTACCACGTCCTGCGCAAGGCCGGCACCGAGCGGCCGTTCACCGGCGAGTACACCGACACCAAGACCGAGGGCGTCTACTCCTGCCGCGCCTGCGGAGCCGAGCTGTTCCGGTCCGACACGAAGTTCGAGTCGCACTGTGGCTGGCCGTCGTTCTTCACCCCGCTCGCGGGCGACGCCGTGATCGAACGCGTCGACACCAGCCTCGGCATGCGCCGCGTGGAGGTGCTGTGCGCCACCTGCCACAGCCACCTCGGCCACGTCTTCGAGGGCGAGGGCTACCCCACGCCCACTGACCTGCGGTACTGCATCAACAGCATCTCGCTCCGGCTCGAGCCGGACGCCAGCTGATCACCTCGACCTCGCACGCGAGGCGGGGGGCGTTCGCCAGTCGCTTGTCCGCGGTGAGCAGTAGACAGGGGTGCCGAGTAGCGCTGAATCAGCGCTACTCGGTTCAAGGCAGGGTCGCGACCAGGTCTCCCGGCTCCACCCGCGGCCCGGTGAAGAACGGCGTCTCCTCCCGGACGTGCCGGCGGGCGTCGGTGGCCCGCAGGTGCCGCATCAGATCGACGATCCGGTCCAGCTGGTCGGCCTCGAACGCGAGGATCCACTCGTAGTCGCCGAGCGCGAACGCCGGCACGGTGTTGGCGCGCACGTCCGGGTAGTCGCGGGCCTCCATGCCGTGCTCGGCGAGCATCCGGCGCCGCTCGTCGTCGGGAAGCAGGTACCACTCGTAGGAGCGGACGAACGGGTAGACGCAGATGTAGCGCCGCGGCGCCTCCCCCGCGACGAACGCCGGGAGGTGGCTCTTGTTGAACTCGGCGGGCCGGTGCAGGGCCACCTGGCTCCACACGGGCGTGCTGGCCCGGCCCAGCGCGGTGGTGCGGCGCAGGTCGGCGTAGGCCGCCTGGAGGGCCTCGACGTTGTCGGCGTGCCACCAGACCATGTAGTCGGCGTCGGCACGCAAGCCGGCGAGGTCGTACACGCCGCGCACCGTCACGCCCTTGCCCGACAGCGCGTCGAGGAACTCGCCCAGCTGGCTCGCTGCCGCCCCGCGGTCGTCGCCGAGGCGGCCGGGCTCCACCCGGAACACCGACCACATGGCGTAACGGATGGCGCTGTTCAGCTCTGCGTAGTCCAGACGTGCCACGCCACCATCCTGCCACGCACGACCTGGGCCTCATCCCGCGCCGGCAGTGGCGCCCGGCACGGTGCCGGGCGGCCCACGCGCCAGGTCGGCGAGCTCATCCCTGTGATCCCCCGTGCGCCGCGCCCGCCACTCCCCGGCACGATGTGGCCCCGACGGGTGACGATGATCGGGAGGGGCCGAGTGGTGGGAGCGCGGGACGTCGAGTTGACCGGCCGCTTTCTGCTGGTGCTGAACGAGGATCTGCTGGGCGACGACGACGCCGCCCGCGCGGCGGTGCAGGAGCTCAGTGGCGTCGAGCGGGTCATGAGCACCCGCGACGCCGAGCGCGCAGCGGCGCCGGTCCGTCCGACGCTCTTCACCGAGCTGGGGATGGCCGTCGCGGACCTCTCACCACAGCAGCTGGGTGCCGCTCGTGCCGACCGCCGGGTGCTGGGTGTGGAACCGGAGCGGGTGCAGCGCGCGATCGGGGGGTCCCTGTCCGAGGAGTACCTGCGCGGCTTCCGCGACGCCGCGCAGTTCCTGCACGCCCGGCTGTCGGGCCCGGTGGGCACCGCGCAGTTCGGCGACACCGGCGAGCTGACCTGGGGCCTGCAGGCCACCGGCGTCGCCGACTCCCCCGAGACCGGCGCAGGCGTCACGATCGCGGTGCTCGACACCGGCCTCGACCTCGGCCACCCCGACTTCGCCGGGCGCGACATCGAGGCCAGGTCGTTCGTCGAGGGCCAGACCGCCGATGACGTGCAGGGCCACGGCACCCACGTCGCCGGCACGGCGTGCGGGCCGCTCGCCCCCGGCGCGAGGCGGCGCTACGGCATCGCCCACGAGGCGCGCATCCTCGTCGGCAAGGTCCTCGGCGACGACGGGTCCGGCACCGACGCCGACATCCTCGCGGGCATGAGCTGGGCGATCTCCGCGGGCGCACAGGTGATCTCGATGTCGCTCGGCGCGGACGTCCGGGAGGTCTCCACGGCGTACGAGACCGCGGGTCGGCGCGCCCTCATCGCCGGCAGCCTCGTCGTGGCCGCAGCGGGCAACAACGCCCGCCGCGGCGCGGGCGACCCCGGATTCGTGGGGGTGCCTGCCAACAGTCCGTCGATCATGGCCGTCGCCGCCGTGGACAGCGCGCTGGGGATCGCCGACTTCTCCGCGGCGAGCACCACGGTCGAGGGCGGGCAGGTCGACATCGCGGGCCCGGGGGTCGACGTGTACTCGTCATGGCCTGCGCCCCGGGGCACGAACACGATCTCCGGCACCAGCATGGCCACCCCGCACGTCGCGGGCATCGCCGCGCTGTGGTCCCAGCGCACCGGGGCCACGGGGCGAGACCTGTGGACGCAGCTCGTGCAGGCCGCACAGCGCCTGCCCCTACCCGCGAGCGACGTCGGCTCCGGGCTGGTCCGCGCGCCCGGCGCCTGAGACGCTGGCGGCATGCCCGAGAAGGTCACGGTCTCCGTCACCGACGAGGCGGTCGGCCGGATCGACGAGGTCGTCGCCGCGTTGGAGCACGGCGGGATGCACGTCGACCAGGTGCTGCGCCCGATCGGCCTGATCACCGGCTCGATCGACACGCAGCGCGTTCAGGCACTCGGCGACGTGGCCGGGGTCGCGGCCGTCGAGCGGCAGCGGACGGTGCAGCTGCCGCCGCCGGACTCCGACGTGCAGTAGGCCCGCTCAGCCCGTGGCGGCCACGCGCTCGGCGGCGGCGCGGCCCGTGGCGATGCAGGCCGGCACACCCACGCCGTGCAGCGCGGCCCCCGCGACGGCAACGCCTGCGGGCAGGCCATCCTCGATCGCCCGCACCCGGTCCAGGTGACCCACCCCGTACTGCGGCAGTCCCCCTCCCCACCGCTGGACGTGCGTGGCCACCGGAGCGGCCGTGACACCGGTGAGGGACCCCAGGTCGGCGCGAGCGCGGGCGATCAGCTCGGCGTCGTCCACCTGGAGGGTGGCGGCCTCGCCGAAGCGCCCCAGCGACGCCCGCAGCCGCACCAGACCGCCTCCCGCGAGGTGCGCCCACTTGTTCGAGGAGTGGGTGAAGGCCTTGACCGCCATGGGCTCGTCCGCCGCGACGAGCACGCCCGACGTGCTCGGGAGCGACGTGGCGTCCTCCGCCCGGAAGGCGAGCGCGACCACCACGGAGGACGCGAGCTCGATCTCCCCCGCCGCCCGGGCCGCCGCAGGCGCCGCACCGGCCAGCAGCCGCGCCGCCGCGGGGGCCGGGACGGCGAGCACGACCGCGTCCACGTCGAGCGCCTCGGGCGCGGTGGTGGGCCCGAGCACGAGCCGCCAGCCTCCCTCCCGGCGCTGCAGCTCCCGCACGGTGGTGCGCAGCCGGACCTCGGCCCCGGAGGCCGCGACGAGGGAGTCGAGCAGCACCCCATAACCACCGCGCACGGCCCCGAACACGTGCCCGCCGACCCGCGGCTCGCCACCCACCTCACGACTGGGCTGCACCGACACCGCGACTCGCGCGCTCCCCGCGGGTCGCGGGGTGGGTGCACGCGAGTCGCGGCCTGGCTGCACGTGAGTCGCGGTGTCGGCCGCGGCGGTCAGAGAGGGGGCACCGGCGTCGAGGGCCGCGGCCAGGGCGGGCACCGTCGCCCGCAGGCCCAGTGCGTCGACACGACCCGCGTAGACGCCGCCGAGCAGGGGGTCGGCGAGCCGGTCGGCGATCTCGTCACCGAAGCGTGCGCGCAGCAGCCCGCCGAGCACCACGTCGCCGCCGGGCTCCCAGGAGAGCGGCCGCTCCGGCTCGGCCGCAACCGTGGCCAGCCCCGCATCGGAGAGCAGCCCGTCGAGCCGCGCAGCGCTGGTCGGGACGCCCATGAGGGTTCCGGCGGGCAGCGGGCCGGTGCGGCCCGCCGCGCGGACCGACGCGGCGGCGCCCGTCGGATGCACCAGCGCGTCCGTCAGCCCCAGCTCCGCGAGCAGGGCGGGCACCTCCGGCCGGCGCGCGAGGAACGCCTCGGCCCCGACGTCGAACGCCACCCCCGCGAGGTCGACGGTGTGCAGCACGCCCCCGATGCGGTCGCGCTGCTCGAGCACATCGATGCGGGCCGTCGGGCCGAGGAGCGTGCGCAGCCGGTGCGCCGCGGCGAGACCCGAGATCCCGCCGCCGACCACGGCGACGCGGGCGATCACGGCTCGAGCGTGTGCACCAGCTCGACGAGCCGGGTGAGGACGTCGGGGTCGGTCTCCGGGAGCACGCCGTGCCCGAGGTTGAAGACGTGACCCGGGGCGAGGCGGCCCTCCCCGACGATCCGCCGCGCCTCGGCCTCGATCGACGCCGCATCGGCGAACAGCACGGCCGGGTCGAGGTTGCCCTGGACGGCGACGCGACCGCCGGTGCGGCGCGACGCCTCGTCCAGCGGGACCCGCCAGTCGACGCCCACGACGTCGGCGCCCGCCTCGGCCATGGCGCCGAGCAGCTCGCCTGTACCCACCCCGAAGTGGATGCGCGGCACACCGGCGCCGGCCACGCTCTCCAGCACCCGCGCGGAGTGGGCCATGACGTACTCGCGGTAGTCGCGCTCGGACAGCGCCCCGGCCCACGAGTCGAACAGCTGCACCGCGTCGACGCCCGCCGCCAGCTGGGCGCGCAGGAACGTGGAGGTGATGTCGGCGAGCCGGCCCATGAGCGCGTGCCAGACGTCCGGCGCCGACCGCATCATGGCCTTGGTGCGCTCGTGGTTGCGGCTGGGACCGCCCTCGACGAGGTAGGAGGCGAGGGTGAACGGCGCCCCCGCGAAACCGATCAACGGGGTGTCACCCAGCTCGGGGATCAGCAGCCCGATCGCGTCGGTGACGGGAGCGACCTGCTCGGCGTGCAGGAGCGGGATCCGCTCGACGTCGGCCATCGTGCGCACCGGGTGGGCGACCACCGGCCCCGTGCCGGCCACGATGTCCACCGCGACCCCGGCCGCGTAGAGCGGCACGACGATGTCGCTGAACAGGACCGCGGCGTCCACACCGTGCCTGCGCACCGGCTGGAGCGTGATCTCGCAGGTGAGGTCGGGGGTGAGGCAGGCCTGCAGCATCCCGGAACCGGCCCGCAGGGCCCGGTACTCCGGCAGCGAGCGCCCGGCCTGGCGCATGAACCACACCGGGAGGCGGGACGGCCGCTCCCCCCGGGCGGCAGCGAGGAGGGGCGCCGCGGGCAGGTGCCGCCGGGGCTGGACGTCGGAGGCGGGCATGACGGTCATGGTCCCGCCATCCTCCCACGCCCCACCACCGCGTCACCGTCGGGCGGCCGACGTCCCACGTCCGGGTTGTCCAGCGTGCGGCGCGCCTCGGCTGCGGATCACCGAGAGCGACCTAAAGTCCTCGCTCGTGTCCGACGCGCCCGCCCCACCACAGGAGTTCCAGCAGGCCGTGGCCTCGCTGCGCGCCGTGCGGCCGCGACCCGAGCTCGTGCTCGC
This window harbors:
- the msrB gene encoding peptide-methionine (R)-S-oxide reductase MsrB; translated protein: MDPATEPAAKVVKSDAEWRAQLTPAEYHVLRKAGTERPFTGEYTDTKTEGVYSCRACGAELFRSDTKFESHCGWPSFFTPLAGDAVIERVDTSLGMRRVEVLCATCHSHLGHVFEGEGYPTPTDLRYCINSISLRLEPDAS
- the hemQ gene encoding hydrogen peroxide-dependent heme synthase produces the protein MARLDYAELNSAIRYAMWSVFRVEPGRLGDDRGAAASQLGEFLDALSGKGVTVRGVYDLAGLRADADYMVWWHADNVEALQAAYADLRRTTALGRASTPVWSQVALHRPAEFNKSHLPAFVAGEAPRRYICVYPFVRSYEWYLLPDDERRRMLAEHGMEARDYPDVRANTVPAFALGDYEWILAFEADQLDRIVDLMRHLRATDARRHVREETPFFTGPRVEPGDLVATLP
- a CDS encoding S8 family serine peptidase — encoded protein: MVGARDVELTGRFLLVLNEDLLGDDDAARAAVQELSGVERVMSTRDAERAAAPVRPTLFTELGMAVADLSPQQLGAARADRRVLGVEPERVQRAIGGSLSEEYLRGFRDAAQFLHARLSGPVGTAQFGDTGELTWGLQATGVADSPETGAGVTIAVLDTGLDLGHPDFAGRDIEARSFVEGQTADDVQGHGTHVAGTACGPLAPGARRRYGIAHEARILVGKVLGDDGSGTDADILAGMSWAISAGAQVISMSLGADVREVSTAYETAGRRALIAGSLVVAAAGNNARRGAGDPGFVGVPANSPSIMAVAAVDSALGIADFSAASTTVEGGQVDIAGPGVDVYSSWPAPRGTNTISGTSMATPHVAGIAALWSQRTGATGRDLWTQLVQAAQRLPLPASDVGSGLVRAPGA
- a CDS encoding ketohydroxyglutarate aldolase codes for the protein MPEKVTVSVTDEAVGRIDEVVAALEHGGMHVDQVLRPIGLITGSIDTQRVQALGDVAGVAAVERQRTVQLPPPDSDVQ
- the hemG gene encoding protoporphyrinogen oxidase; translation: MARVAVVGGGISGLAAAHRLRTLLGPTARIDVLEQRDRIGGVLHTVDLAGVAFDVGAEAFLARRPEVPALLAELGLTDALVHPTGAAASVRAAGRTGPLPAGTLMGVPTSAARLDGLLSDAGLATVAAEPERPLSWEPGGDVVLGGLLRARFGDEIADRLADPLLGGVYAGRVDALGLRATVPALAAALDAGAPSLTAAADTATHVQPGRDSRAPTPRPAGSARVAVSVQPSREVGGEPRVGGHVFGAVRGGYGVLLDSLVAASGAEVRLRTTVRELQRREGGWRLVLGPTTAPEALDVDAVVLAVPAPAAARLLAGAAPAAARAAGEIELASSVVVALAFRAEDATSLPSTSGVLVAADEPMAVKAFTHSSNKWAHLAGGGLVRLRASLGRFGEAATLQVDDAELIARARADLGSLTGVTAAPVATHVQRWGGGLPQYGVGHLDRVRAIEDGLPAGVAVAGAALHGVGVPACIATGRAAAERVAATG
- the hemE gene encoding uroporphyrinogen decarboxylase, with the translated sequence MTVMPASDVQPRRHLPAAPLLAAARGERPSRLPVWFMRQAGRSLPEYRALRAGSGMLQACLTPDLTCEITLQPVRRHGVDAAVLFSDIVVPLYAAGVAVDIVAGTGPVVAHPVRTMADVERIPLLHAEQVAPVTDAIGLLIPELGDTPLIGFAGAPFTLASYLVEGGPSRNHERTKAMMRSAPDVWHALMGRLADITSTFLRAQLAAGVDAVQLFDSWAGALSERDYREYVMAHSARVLESVAGAGVPRIHFGVGTGELLGAMAEAGADVVGVDWRVPLDEASRRTGGRVAVQGNLDPAVLFADAASIEAEARRIVGEGRLAPGHVFNLGHGVLPETDPDVLTRLVELVHTLEP